TGAGGGTCAGTGAACTGGTGGGGCTTGACATGGATGCGCTGGATCTTGAATTGGGCGTTGTGCTTGTCTACGGGAAAGGGGGCAAAGAAAGGTATGTTCCCCTCGGCCATTATGCCCAGCAAGCACTGGAGGACTATCTCCGGAAGGGGCGCCCTTCTCTCATGCGGCAGGCAAACGAAAAGGCTGTGTTTTTAAACTACCGTGGAGGACGCTTGACTGACCGCAGCATACGCAGGATCTTGAACCAACTGATCGAAAGCACGTCATTAACCCAGAAGATCACGCCCCATAAGTTACGCCATACGTTTGCCACCCATCTCTTGGAAGGCGGCGCTGATCTGAGAACGGTTCAGGAGCTGCTTGGGCATGTTCAGATCTCCTCCACACAAATCTATACTCATGTATCGAATGAACATTTGAGAGCTGTCTATTATAAGGCTCATCCCCGTTCCAAGTGAGCACATGCTTAACATCATGTCCAGTGGCAGGCCTGGATATAACAATGAGGAGGGGAAATGATGAGTTCCAATTTGCACGCCACAACCATTTTTGCCATTCATCATCAAGGAGAAGGGGCCATGACCGGTGATGGACAAGTGACCTTTGGCAATGCCATGGTCATGAAACATTCCGCCCGTAAGGTGAGACGGCTTTACAAAGGCCAAGTCGTAGCTGGCTTTGCCGGTTCGGTGGCCGATGCCATGACCCTGTTTGAAATGTTTGAAGGCAAACTGGAAGAGTTTAATGGCAGCTTGCAGCGGGCCGCTGTTGAACTGGCTAAAGCCTGGCGGCAAGATAAATATCTGCGCAGGCTGGAAGCGATGATGATTGTCATGGATCAGCAAGGCTTGCTGCTTATTTCCGGCAACGGAGAAGTGATCGAGCCGGACGATGGTATGTTGGCTATTGGCTCCGGCGGTGCTTATGCGCTGGCTGCAGGAAGGGCATTGAAACGGCATGCCCCCCATTTGAGAGCAAAGGATATCTCGGAGGCAGCGCTAAGAATTGCTGGAGAAATATGTGTTTATACCAACCAGCAACTGGTCACTGAAGAAGTGAAGTAAAGCTGGTCATTTGAAGGTTAAGTGAGGCGTGTTCTAAACCCAAAGAAAAAGTTGGAGGTTCTAAATTGGATAAAAAGGCATTAACCCCACGTCAGATTGTGGAAGAACTTGACCGTTTTATTGTTGGCCAACAGCAAGCAAAGAAGTCTGTCGCCATCGCCCTTAGAAACCGTTACCGGCGCAGTTTGTTGCCTGCCCATCTGCAGGATGAAATTGTGCCTAAAAATATCCTGATGATCGGTCCGACCGGTGTTGGCAAAACCGAGATCGCCAGGCGGCTGGCTAAATTGGTTAATGCCCCTTTTGTAAAGGTGGAGGCCACAAAATTTACCGAAGTAGGTTATGTTGGACGTGACGTGGAATCGATGGTCAGAGATTTGGTCGAAACCGCCATCCGCATGGTCAAAGAAGAAAAGATGGAAAGTGTCAAGGACCGCGCCGAGCAGATGGCCAACCAAAAGCTGGTTGAGTTGTTGGCTCCTGAGCGCAAGCAAAAAAGGGGAGTCAAAAACCCGCTGGAGATGTTTTTCGGGGCTCAGGGAGAGGAAGAGAATCAGGACGCTGGCCAAAAGCAGCAGGAAGAACAGGCCTTGGCCCAGCGGCGCAAACAGGTCGCCCATCAATTGGCTTTAGGAGAGCTGGAAGACCGGATCGTTGAAATTGAGGTGGAAGATCAGTCACCTAATATGTTTGAAATTTTCTCCGGTCAGGGTGTGGAGCAAATGGGTATCAACATGCAGGATCTGTTTGGCCATTTGATGCCCAAGCGAACCAAAAAGCGCAAACTGCCTGTGTCAGAAGCCCGCCGCATATTGACCCAGATGGAAGCCAATAAATTAATTGATATGGATGAGGTCCAGCAAGAGGCAGTTCGACGCGCTGAACAGTCTGGAATTATTTTTATTGATGAGATTGACAAAATTGCTGGCAAACAAGGCTCCCAATCACCTGATGTGTCAAGGGAGGGTGTGCAAAGAGACATTTTACCCATTGTGGAAGGTTCAACAGTGATGACCAAATACGGACCTGTTAAGACCGATTATATCTTATTTATTGCCGCAGGTGCCTTCCATACAGCCAAACCGTCTGATTTGATACCTGAATTGCAAGGGCGTTTTCCAATCCGGGTTGAACTGACTGATTTGGGTGTGGAGGATTTTGTCAGGATCTTAACCGAACCGCAAAACGCCTTGTTAAAGCAATATACTGCACTTTTAGAAACTGAAGGTATAAAAGTTGAATTTTCTGACGATGCTATTTATGAACTGGCAAAAATGGCAGAACAAGTCAACCGGAACACCGATAATATTGGGGCAAGGCGATTGCATACGATCCTGGAAAAGCTTCTGGAAGACCTGTCCTTTGAAGCGCCTGACATCCATTTGGAAAAGGTTGAAATCACCCCTCAGTATGTGCGCGAAAAACTGGACACTATCACCAAAGATAAAGACTTGTCTCAGTATATTTTATAATGCTAAGGGAGGAATAAAAAATGGATCTATTAACAAAAACAAGACGAATTAACTCAATGCTGCAAAAAGTAGCAGGGCCTGTTAACTTCAGAGAGATGGCCGAAGTATTAAGCGAAGTGATTGGTGCCAATGTGTTTGTCGTCAGCCGCAAAGGCAAATTGCTGGGGTTCTCCATCGCTCAAGAGATTGAAAATGAGCGTTACACACGCATGCTGGAAGAGCGTAAATTCCCGGCCGAATACACCGAAGGGTTACTCAGAATCCAGGAAACGTCTGCCAACTTGGATATTAACAGCCCATATACGGCATTTCCGGTGGAAATGAAGGATGTCTTCAAAGATGCACTGACCACTGTGGTTCCCATTGTCGGTGGTGGTGAACGTTTGGGCACTCTTGTCCTGGGTCGTGTCAATGAGCGTTTTGAAGACGATGATCTTATTCTGGCTGAATATGGCGCCACAGTTGTCGGAATCGAAATTCTGCACGAGCGTTCTGAAGAAATTGAGCAAGAGGCTCGCAGTAAAGCGATCGTGCAGATGGCGATCAGCTCCTTGTCTTACAGCGAATTAGAAGCTGTGGAACACATCTTTGAAGAACTTGAAGGCAAAGAGGGGCTCTTAGTTGCCAGCAAAATTGCTGACAGAGTGGGCATTACCCGCTCCGTCATTGTCAATGCTTTACGCAAGCTGGAAAGTGCAGGCGTCATCGAGTCTCGCTCTCTGGGCATGAAAGGGACGTATATCAAAGTTTTAAACGAAAAACTGTTGGTTGAGCTGGAGAAGATTAAAAACTCATAACCCAGAAAAAGCGTTGTTAAGCTAAATAAAGCCTGTACCAATGACATGGCACAGGCCAACTTCAAGCCAGTTGTTCGTTAGATTTCAACACTGGACTCCTGTGAAAAAAGCCCGATCTTATCAAAGATCGGGCTTTTTTCGTGAGCTTTAGGTTATATTTTGTGACAATTTCTTCCCATCCCTCAATTCGGCAAAAACCTTACTTTTATGGATGGTACCTTAGTACTATTTTGTTGCATTTAGTTTCCCGTAGGAAGGATTTACCGGGAATTTGTCGAATAGTTAAGTGTGAATTATGTTAAACTTTGTCAAATATCAATGAATAAACTGGAAGAATGGGGAGGATCATGCATGCATTTGTTTTCCGGCACCTTTGGGCTGGTTGAAAAAGCGCTTGATGCCGCCGCGCTGAGACATACAACGATAGCCAGTAACATTGCTAATGCAGACACACCTTATTATAAGCGGCGGGATGTATCATTTGCAGCTGAATTGCAAAAGGCAGTTGATCGCCGCAACCAATCATTATCTGCCTACCGGACAGATCGCCGTCACCTTCCGTTTAAACATCAAACCTCACTTGAGCCCAGGGTCATCATCGACCAGCATACTATGTACAACCATAACGGCAATAATGTCGATATGGATTTCGAAATGGCTGAGTTGGCCAAAAACCAGATTAAATATCATGCCTTGATAGACCGGGCTAACGGCCATCTCCAGAAACTAAGAACAGTGATCAATGAGGGGCGGTAGAGAATGGGATTATTTCAGGGTATGAACATAAGTGCTTCAGCATTAACAGCCAACCGGCTCAGAATGGATGTTGTTTCTGCTAACATCGCCAATGCCCAAACGACCAGGGCCCAGTTGGTTAATGGCCAGTGGCAGCCTTACAGGCGGAAGTTAGTTGAGCTCAGGCCGCAAATCCAGGGTTCTTTCCGGCAAATGTTGAGCCACCAGGTCAGCGGGCGCGGTGATGCGACCGGAGGGGTGGCGGTGACGGCCATCCGGCATGACCCAAGCCCTTTTAAATTGGTCTATGATCCTGACCATCCTGATGCCAATCAGGATGGATATGTACAGATGCCCAATGTGGATATTGTCAGAGAAATGGTGGACCTCATGTCAGCCAGCAGGGCTTATGAGGCCAATGTCACCACTTTGAATGCGGCCAAACAGATGTATATGAAAGCGATGGAAATCGGTAAATAGTCAAAAGGAGGATGGTGTGAATGAACAGTATCGACAGAATCGGGTTTCTTCCCGGGATAAAAGCTGCTCAGCCCGAGCGGCACCATGCTTCTTCCACTGACTTCGGCGCGCTGTTAAAGCAGGCCCTCCGCGAGGTGAACCGCTCGCAACAGGAAGCCGATCAATTAACACAAAAACTTGTGACTGGAGAAGTTGATGATTTACACCAGGTGATGATTGCCGCTGAAAAAGCGAATCTGCAGCTTCAATTAACCATCCAGGTGCGCAATAAAGTGGTTGAGGCTTATCAAGACATCATGCGGATGCAAATGTAGTCTGTTTGTGTATAGGATGAGGTGAATGATGAAAGAAAAAATCCGACAGTATAAGGACCAATTCATTGAAACATGGCAATCATTAACCAGAAAACAAAAATGGATGGTTTTTGGTTCGTTTTTCCTGATCTGCCTTACACTGGCTTTAGTTACATACTGGGCTTCCCGCCCCCAATTTGTTCCCATCTATACCAATGTTTCCCCCGTTGAAGCGGGTGAAATTATGGAAGCGATTGAATCGCGCGGCATTCCTGCCGAGTTATCGGCAGACGGGAGTACCATCAGCGTGCCGAAATCGGAAGCAAGCCGCCTGAAAGTGGAGCTGGCCCATGCCGGCATTCCCCGCAGCGGAAATATCAATTACAGCGTCTTTAGTGAGAACATGGGCTGGGGAACAACAGACCGTCAGCTTGATGTTGTTGAACGGGATGCGATGCAAAATGAACTGCGTTATCTGATTGAGCAAATAGAGGGCATCGACCAGGCCAAGGTGATGATAACCTTGCCCAAAGAGAGCGTCTGGCTGGCTGATGAAGAACAAACAGCCACTGCCTCAGTGGTCATAAAGACCCGGCCTGGGCTGAGTTTAAGCCAAGGGCAGATCAACGGCTTGTACCACTTGATTAGCAAAAGTGTGCCACAGCTGCCTCCTGAAAATATTGTGATTATGGATCAAAATATGCAGCCTTTGGAGTTAAGAGCAGAGGATGATGCGGGCAACAATTTAGCTCTTCATCAGCAGCACAGGCAAATTAAACGGGATATTGAGCAAGATATTCAACGGGAACTGCAATTGATGCTTGGCCGTATCTTTGGCATGGAGAACGTGGTTGTCTCCGTCTTTGCTAATGTTGATTTTTCAAAAGAAAACAGAGAAGAGCACTTCGTTGAGCCGGTGGTTGATGATGAAGGGATTGCCATCAGCATAGAAAGGATTCAGGAAATGTTTGAAGGACAGGGTACCCCGCCCGGTGGCATTGCTGGTACAGGTGATGCTGATGTTACAGGTTACCAGGGGACATTGGCCGGTGGGGAATCCGAATATGAACGTGTTGAAGAACGAATTAACCAAGAAGTTAACCGAATTCACCGGCAAATTGAATCAAGTCCTTATAAAGTGACAGATTTATCTATCAATGTGGGTTTGGATGACTCCATTAACGTGCCGGAAGTGGAAGGTGCTCTTCAGGAGCTGCTTATATCTGTGTTACATACCTCCCTGAGTGCAAGCGGAGCCGAATTGGACGAGGAACAATTGGAACAGCGGATCACGATTTTCTCCCAAGCATTTCAGGGCGAGCCTTTGTTTCCTGAAGACGCTGATGGAGGATCTGGCAACCTGTTGGTTTATGGCCTTGGGGCTGCTCTTGCTTTAGCCCTTGGCAGCCTTGCCTTTGTCATCATCCGTCAGAGAAGGCAATCTGCAGAGAACGAAGAGGAACTTGTAGTGTCTGCAGAGCCGGAAGACGATCTGTTATCCAAGCTGGATGAGCAACCCACCAAACGTTCCCAGCTTGAGCAACTGGCCAAAGAACGGCCTGATGAATTTGCCAAACTGTTGAAATCATGGATGGCGGAAGATTAGGAGGGGGGAGCCATGCGTTCGGTAAAAGAATTAACCGGTAAACAGAAGGCTGCCGTTTTGCTTGTTTCCCTTGGTCCGGAAGTGTCTGCTCAAGTATTTAAACACTTAAATGAAGAAGAAATTGAACAGTTGACATTGGAAATTGCCAATGTGCGTAAGGTGGACAGTGAAACGAAAGAGGCGATTGTAGAAGAGTTTCATCATCTGTGTTTGGCACAGGATTATATCAGCCAGGGGGGGATTTCCTATGCTAAAGAGGTGTTGGAAAAAGCCCTTGGCCAACAAAAGGCGGTCGAGATTATAAACCGTCTAACTGCAACACTGCAGGTGCGCCCCTTCGATTTTGCCCGCAAAGCGGATCCAAATCAGATTTTAAACTTTATCCAGAATGAGCACCCGCAAACGATAGCCCTGGTTCTTTCATATCTAGAACCACCACAAGCATCCCAAATCCTTTCGGCCTTACCGGCGGAACAGCAGGCAGAGGTGGCCAGGCGTATCGCACTGATGGAAAGCACATCACCGGAAGTGATCAGCCAAGTCGAATATATCTTGGAACAAAAACTTTCCTCTTCATTGACCCAGGATTTTACAGCCACTGGCGGGATAGAGGCAGTTGTTCAAATATTGAATGGGGTGGACCGCAGCACGGAACGCACTATTTTGGACGAGTTGGAGGTCCAAGACCCGGAATTGGCTGAGGAGATCAAGAAACGCATGTTTGTCTTTGAAGATATTGTCAACCTCGATAACCGCTCTATTCAGCGGGTGATCCGGGATATTGAAAATGATGACTTGCTGCTCTCCTTGAAAGTGGCCAGTGAAGAAGTTAAAGAAGTGATTTTCCGCAATATGTCCAAGCGCATGGCTGAAACTTTCAAGGAAGAGATGGAGCTGATGGGTCCGGTCCGCTTAAAAGATGTGGAAGAAGCTCAAACCCGGGTGGTGGCCACCATACGCCGTTTGGAAGAGGCCGGGGAGATCGTGATCGCCCGTGGAGGAGGGGACGACATCGTTGTCTAACCTGCTAAAGTCAGCCTATCATTCTGCTCAGGTGCGAAAATTGTTCAATCAAAACTTGCCTGATTGCTTCGAACCTGATACAAGGGTTGAGGATAACAATACGGTCCGAACAGAACTGGAACAATTACTGCAGCAAAAGGAGAGTCTGATCGAAGAGATTAACCGGCTCGAACAAGAACAGGTACGACTGCAAAAGGAAGCTAGTCTTTTGCAAGAAGAAACACAGCGGGAGATTCAGAAATGGTGGGAGCAACAAGAAAAAGAGCTGGAACAGGTGAGGGAGAATGCCTACCGGGACGGGTACGAACAAGGTTTCAGACAGGGCAAACAGGATGCAGAAGAACAGTTTAAGGATAAAATTGAGCAAGTGGAGAACATCATTAAAGAGGCTTATATACAGCGGGACAAATTGTTAAAAAGTGCTGAACCTGATTTGTTAAAGCTGAGTGTGGCTATTGCCCGGAAGGTGATAGGAGAGGAGATAAAACAGTCGCCTGAGGTCGTTAAATCGTTAATTCAGCACAGTTTGCAACATGTCCTTGAACGAGATGAGCTTCGTCTTCACGTTCCAGCTGAACAGTATACCACCTTTTTAGCCTATATAGATGAGTGGGCTGCTGAAGTTGAAGGGGAATTGAAGCTGATACCTGACAGTACCCTCACGGCTCAGCAATGTATGTTACATACCCCTCATGGTTCCTATGATTTAAGTATCGACAGACAGCTGGAAGAGATTAAGAAGCAGTTGTTGGTTTGCTGCGAGGAGAGAATGGCCCGTGATTAACAATATTGAAGAGTATACGCAGGTCATTGCCCGCACTGAGACAATAGTCAAATACGGCAAAGTGACCAAGGTGATTGGCTTAACAGTTGAATCCGTTGGCCCCCATACCAGGTTGGGAGATATTTGCCTGATCAATCCAGGTCAGGGCAAGCCTCCAATTCAAGCGGAAGTGGTTGGATTCCGAGGCCAACATGTGATTTTGATGCCTTTGGGTCCCATGGACGAAATTGGGCCTGGTTGCTCTGTAGAAGCCACTGGGGGCGCTCTGCACATTAAAGTGGGCAGCCCTCTCTTGGGACAAGTTTTGGATGGTTTGGGACAACCCCTTTCTGGTGGAAAACTCCCTCAAGGGCTAATTTGCTATTCAACCAATCAATCTCCGATCAATCCACTGGAAAGACCGCCCATTAAGGATCCCCTTTCCGTAGGTATCCGGGCCATTGATGGATTGTTAACGATAGGCAAGGGACAACGTGTAGGTATCTTTGCCGGCAGCGGTGTAGGTAAAAGCACCTTAATGGGTATGATTGCCCGCCATACCACAGCCGATGTGAATGTGATCGCCCTGATTGGGGAAAGGGGGCGGGAAGTCCGCGAATTTATTGAGCGGGATTTAGGCTCTGAAGGCAGACAAAGGACTGTTTTGGTTGTGGCCACATCTGACCAGCCTGCCTTACAAAGGATCAAAGGGGCATTTACAGCTACGGCAATCGCCGAATACTTCCGCGACCAGGGCAAAGACGTGTTGCTGATGATGGATTCGGTGACCCGTTTTGCCATGGCCCAAAGGGAAGTGGGGCTGGCCATTGGTGAACCGCCAACCACTAAGGGCTATCCGCCCAGTGTTTTTGCCCTGTTGCCCAAACTGCTGGAACGTTCGGGTACCTCTCGGGTGGGCTCGATCACTGCCTTTTATACCGTATTGGTAGACGGGGATGATCTTAACGACCCCATTAGTGATGCCGTGCGTGGTATCTTGGATGGTCATATCGTCCTTGACCGTCAACTGGCCCAAAAAGGCCACTTTCCGGCCATTGATGTGCTGGCCAGTGTCAGCCGTGTGATGAAAGCGATCGTCAGTGAGACACACCAGAAGGCTGCCCAGCAGTTTGCACGTATGCTGAGTTACTACAATGAGGCAGAAGATTTGATCAACATCGGGGCCTACAAGAGAGGCTCTAACCGCAATATTGACCTGGCAGTTAGAATGTATCCAGATATGATTCGCTATTTGCAGCAGGGGATAAATGAACGATCGAGCTTTGAGGAAAGCAGACAGCACTTGATCGAGCACTTCGGAAAGGAGACCGACCATGGCTCAATATAACGATCTCTGGCAAAGGCTTCTCGATGTTAACACCAAGCAAAAAGAACAGGCTCAGCTTCAATTGGCCGAGGCGATGGACCGTCAAAACCAAGCAGAGGAACGCTTACATAAGACCCAGCAGGCCATTGAACAATTGAATCAGCACATGGTCAATCAGCAGCAACAGGGGATATCCAGCACTGATTTGCAACAGTTTTCCCAATATGCCCATTATCTCCACTCACAGCTCATGACAGAACAGAGAGCATTGCTGAGCGCCAAGCACTATACTTCTACAATTCAGCACAGAGTACGCCAGTTTATGACGGAAGAAAAAAAGTGGTTGAAATTGAAAGAGAAGCAATTGAAGGCCTATGTTTTAGAACAGCGGAGAAAAGAACAAAAAGAAACAGATGAAGTAGCCAGACACAAGTATTGGGGAGTGGCAGCACTGAGGAGTGAACAGTTTGACAGAGCATGAGCGTTCTTCATTCGGCAAATGGAAAAAACTGAGTTTGTTTTTGGGCCTCTTTCTGATTATCCTCTTCATCACCGCCGCCATTGTTCTGTGGATGGGAGGTCAAGGTGTAGGGGAGCTGATGGCAAGGGCGCAGCAGGTTCCCGTGCTTTCTGCCCTCCTTCCTGATCTGGAAGAACGGCAGGCAAAGAAACGGGTGGAGGTCCTGGAGCAGCGTTTACAGGAAGCAGAGGAGCAACTCGAGGAAAAAGAAACCGTGCTGGCCCTGATGGAACAGCAATTACTGGAGAAAGAGGAGGAAGTCAGGGCATTATGGGAACAAAATGATGAACTGGAAGCTGAGTTGAAAGAGAAGACCCTGACCGATGAGGAAAGGGAACAGAAGTTGTCTGAGCTTGCTGACGTCTATTCGAGCATGTCTGCCTCACGGGCAGCATCCATTCTTGAAAATTTGACCCTGACTGAAGCCGCGCTGGTTTTACAGCGCATGGATCACGAACAACAAGCCCGGATTTTGGCCCGCATGACACCTCCGTTTGCCGCTGATCTTACCGTGGTATTGAAAGACTTCGAACAGGTGGAAAACCCGGATATGGCGGCCTTGCAAGAACGGATTGTGTTATTAATGGAGTCGGTGGAACAAGCAGAAAGCCGCATCTCTATCCAGAAGATGGTCTCCACCTTTGAACAAATGGCCCCCGGCCAAGCGGCTCAAATTTTCACTGCCATGGAAGAGGATCCGGCTGAGTTTGCCTTGGCTGTAACCATTATGGCCAACATGGGGGATACACCACGCTCTCACATACTAGAGAACATGGAACCGGATATGGCTAAAGTTTATGTCCGGGCCCTGGCTGAATAACTTTTGGATAAATGTAAGATCATCTACGGAAGGAGGTGATGGAAATGTTGGATATGCTAACCTTGTTTACCCAGCATCAAGAAAGGTCAGGGCAAGCCAAAGTTGTCAAAGGTGAGCGGCCCGGCCTGGCAGCAAAAGAGGGGCCAAGTACCGCGGATACACCCCTTTCCTTTTCCATGCAATTTGTCCGGCTTCTAGGGGAGTTAGAAGGTGACAGCTTTGACAGGGCGAGGAAACAGGAAAATTCTGCTTCTGACAACTCCGCTGGAAAAAGAGGAGGGGATTTTTCACTTCCATTTAACAGCTATTCTCCAACGCGGGAATGGCCTAAGGTCAGAGAATCTAATACTGACACAACTGGTGACCTCCTGTTTGAAGAAAATACACACACTGGGGCTGTAACTCCAGCTTCACCAGAGGTTTCCAACGAGGAACAAGAACCCCGTTTTGCTCAGCAGGTGATGCCTGTAAGCTTTGAGACGGCAGAGTTCCCACACAGCGAAGGCGTCTCCCAATCGGTTCAACTGCAGGTTAAAACAATTGCAGAGTCCGGAGAAGGTGGGAACATCTTGAAGGATGCTGTATTTATTGATCATTTTCGTCCAGAACAACAGCAGGTTCTCATCTCTCAATCTGACAAAAACAGCCTGTTCAAAGTAATTAGTCATGGCTATCCACGTCACCTTCTTACACAAGAAAACAGTGTCTATGATTCACTAAGAGAAGAAGCTGCTCCCGCTGGCAACGTAGGCCAAGCAAAACCAGGGATGCATCAACTACTGGCTGGCTGGAGTGCTGACCAGGGACTAGCCCCGTCTGCTCAATCTGCTGATCAGAAAGGATTTCATTCATCCCAAACCAATCATTCATTTGGAGAGCAGCACACCGGGACAAACACTCTGAACCTCTCCACTGACAGTACATTAACATCTGGTGCAACGGAAGCCACTAAGAGTGTTCAGGAGAACGGGACAAAGGAATCCACGCTTGTCCGCTATGCCTACATGGTACAAGATCTTGAGCAGGTGCTGCGCATGAAGTGGAACCGCGTGCAGGAAGGAAATGTAACCCAAATACGTATACAAATCCATCCCGAACATTTGGGTGAGATGGATATTCGCTTAACCTCCAATGAAGGAAAGATGACCATACAAATATTGGCCTCTACCCGGTTCGCCTTAGAATCCCTGGACCGGCATATGTACCAACTGCAAGCGGTCCTTGCCCAACAAGGTTTGCAGGTTGAGCGTATAGAAGTCATCCATCAGCAACTGTTATCTCAAGAGCTTTCCGGCCAGCACGATAAGGAGGGCCACCGACATGCCCACCAGGGTCAAGACCAACAAAGCACAGCAAAAGAAACAGCTCGTGATAAGTCACCTGAACAAGGAGATTATATCGCCCATTATAGAGTCCTGGGGGATTCGGCTACTGTGGATTATGTCGTCTAGGCGATGACGAGATGGAGGAGTAGAACAATGGAGAAAACGGCATCCGTACAATCAACGACTCACCCGTACTTTAGACAAGTGCCAACATTTGAAGAGAGAAGTGAGTTGGGCAGAGATGCCTTTTTAAGAATCTTAATTGCCCAATTGCGTTATCAGGATCCTTTAAATCCGATGGAAGACCGGGATTTTATTGCCCAGACGGCCCAATTCAGCAGTTTGGAACAGCTTATGGCCATCAATCAGACAATGCAGGACTTGACCTTTTCTCAACTTCAACAAACTTTAACTCATTATTCCCATCTCATTGGCAAAAAAGTTTACTGGGAGACAGACAGTAACAATAACAAGCAAAGCGGAGAGGGATATGTCAACGCTGTGTTTGTGAGAGATGGAGAAGTCAT
This window of the Caldalkalibacillus uzonensis genome carries:
- the xerC gene encoding tyrosine recombinase XerC — protein: MSINHAVVLAFQDYLQLEKNASPYTLRYYVQDIEDFTRFLKQQAVADYAAVSYVHIRRYLSLLHHKEYARRTVSRKLSSLRSFFRFLEREGYVAANPVTLVSTPKLEKKLPQFFFCAEMEQLFQAVDRSTPLGLRNLAILETLYASGMRVSELVGLDMDALDLELGVVLVYGKGGKERYVPLGHYAQQALEDYLRKGRPSLMRQANEKAVFLNYRGGRLTDRSIRRILNQLIESTSLTQKITPHKLRHTFATHLLEGGADLRTVQELLGHVQISSTQIYTHVSNEHLRAVYYKAHPRSK
- the hslV gene encoding ATP-dependent protease subunit HslV yields the protein MSSNLHATTIFAIHHQGEGAMTGDGQVTFGNAMVMKHSARKVRRLYKGQVVAGFAGSVADAMTLFEMFEGKLEEFNGSLQRAAVELAKAWRQDKYLRRLEAMMIVMDQQGLLLISGNGEVIEPDDGMLAIGSGGAYALAAGRALKRHAPHLRAKDISEAALRIAGEICVYTNQQLVTEEVK
- the hslU gene encoding ATP-dependent protease ATPase subunit HslU — protein: MDKKALTPRQIVEELDRFIVGQQQAKKSVAIALRNRYRRSLLPAHLQDEIVPKNILMIGPTGVGKTEIARRLAKLVNAPFVKVEATKFTEVGYVGRDVESMVRDLVETAIRMVKEEKMESVKDRAEQMANQKLVELLAPERKQKRGVKNPLEMFFGAQGEEENQDAGQKQQEEQALAQRRKQVAHQLALGELEDRIVEIEVEDQSPNMFEIFSGQGVEQMGINMQDLFGHLMPKRTKKRKLPVSEARRILTQMEANKLIDMDEVQQEAVRRAEQSGIIFIDEIDKIAGKQGSQSPDVSREGVQRDILPIVEGSTVMTKYGPVKTDYILFIAAGAFHTAKPSDLIPELQGRFPIRVELTDLGVEDFVRILTEPQNALLKQYTALLETEGIKVEFSDDAIYELAKMAEQVNRNTDNIGARRLHTILEKLLEDLSFEAPDIHLEKVEITPQYVREKLDTITKDKDLSQYIL
- the codY gene encoding GTP-sensing pleiotropic transcriptional regulator CodY; translation: MDLLTKTRRINSMLQKVAGPVNFREMAEVLSEVIGANVFVVSRKGKLLGFSIAQEIENERYTRMLEERKFPAEYTEGLLRIQETSANLDINSPYTAFPVEMKDVFKDALTTVVPIVGGGERLGTLVLGRVNERFEDDDLILAEYGATVVGIEILHERSEEIEQEARSKAIVQMAISSLSYSELEAVEHIFEELEGKEGLLVASKIADRVGITRSVIVNALRKLESAGVIESRSLGMKGTYIKVLNEKLLVELEKIKNS
- the flgB gene encoding flagellar basal body rod protein FlgB; the encoded protein is MHLFSGTFGLVEKALDAAALRHTTIASNIANADTPYYKRRDVSFAAELQKAVDRRNQSLSAYRTDRRHLPFKHQTSLEPRVIIDQHTMYNHNGNNVDMDFEMAELAKNQIKYHALIDRANGHLQKLRTVINEGR
- the flgC gene encoding flagellar basal body rod protein FlgC — translated: MGLFQGMNISASALTANRLRMDVVSANIANAQTTRAQLVNGQWQPYRRKLVELRPQIQGSFRQMLSHQVSGRGDATGGVAVTAIRHDPSPFKLVYDPDHPDANQDGYVQMPNVDIVREMVDLMSASRAYEANVTTLNAAKQMYMKAMEIGK
- the fliE gene encoding flagellar hook-basal body complex protein FliE, producing MNSIDRIGFLPGIKAAQPERHHASSTDFGALLKQALREVNRSQQEADQLTQKLVTGEVDDLHQVMIAAEKANLQLQLTIQVRNKVVEAYQDIMRMQM
- the fliF gene encoding flagellar basal-body MS-ring/collar protein FliF, coding for MKEKIRQYKDQFIETWQSLTRKQKWMVFGSFFLICLTLALVTYWASRPQFVPIYTNVSPVEAGEIMEAIESRGIPAELSADGSTISVPKSEASRLKVELAHAGIPRSGNINYSVFSENMGWGTTDRQLDVVERDAMQNELRYLIEQIEGIDQAKVMITLPKESVWLADEEQTATASVVIKTRPGLSLSQGQINGLYHLISKSVPQLPPENIVIMDQNMQPLELRAEDDAGNNLALHQQHRQIKRDIEQDIQRELQLMLGRIFGMENVVVSVFANVDFSKENREEHFVEPVVDDEGIAISIERIQEMFEGQGTPPGGIAGTGDADVTGYQGTLAGGESEYERVEERINQEVNRIHRQIESSPYKVTDLSINVGLDDSINVPEVEGALQELLISVLHTSLSASGAELDEEQLEQRITIFSQAFQGEPLFPEDADGGSGNLLVYGLGAALALALGSLAFVIIRQRRQSAENEEELVVSAEPEDDLLSKLDEQPTKRSQLEQLAKERPDEFAKLLKSWMAED
- the fliG gene encoding flagellar motor switch protein FliG; amino-acid sequence: MRSVKELTGKQKAAVLLVSLGPEVSAQVFKHLNEEEIEQLTLEIANVRKVDSETKEAIVEEFHHLCLAQDYISQGGISYAKEVLEKALGQQKAVEIINRLTATLQVRPFDFARKADPNQILNFIQNEHPQTIALVLSYLEPPQASQILSALPAEQQAEVARRIALMESTSPEVISQVEYILEQKLSSSLTQDFTATGGIEAVVQILNGVDRSTERTILDELEVQDPELAEEIKKRMFVFEDIVNLDNRSIQRVIRDIENDDLLLSLKVASEEVKEVIFRNMSKRMAETFKEEMELMGPVRLKDVEEAQTRVVATIRRLEEAGEIVIARGGGDDIVV